A single window of Metallosphaera hakonensis JCM 8857 = DSM 7519 DNA harbors:
- the radA gene encoding DNA repair and recombination protein RadA — MSDQTEEKKRIKSVRDLSGVGQAVLNKLTEAGYSTLESIAVASPQDLSTAAGIPLTTAQRIIKEARDALDIRFKTALEIEQERASVKKITTGSQALDGLLGGGIETRTMTELFGEFGSGKTQICHQVSVNVQLPPEKGGLSGKALYIDTEGTFRTERIKAMASALGLEPKDVLQNIMSIRAINTDHQIAIVEELQDIIAKDNTIKLVVVDSITSHFRAEYSGRENLAVRQQKLNRHLHQLVRLAEIYDLAVIVTNQVMARPDMFYGDPTVAVGGHTLYHVPGIRVQIKKSRGNRRIARMVDAPHLPEGEVVFSITNTGIRDAEE; from the coding sequence ATGTCAGATCAAACGGAAGAAAAGAAGCGAATCAAGTCAGTTAGGGATCTATCCGGGGTAGGCCAAGCAGTTCTTAATAAACTAACCGAAGCTGGTTACTCAACTTTAGAGTCCATAGCCGTGGCCTCTCCTCAGGATTTAAGCACTGCAGCCGGAATACCCTTAACCACAGCTCAAAGGATAATCAAAGAAGCCAGGGATGCCTTGGATATTAGATTCAAGACTGCCCTAGAAATTGAACAGGAAAGGGCTAGCGTTAAGAAGATAACCACTGGAAGTCAGGCCTTGGATGGTCTCCTGGGCGGAGGAATAGAGACTAGGACTATGACTGAACTGTTCGGAGAATTTGGATCCGGTAAAACTCAGATATGTCACCAGGTATCAGTAAACGTTCAACTTCCTCCAGAGAAGGGGGGACTTTCCGGTAAGGCATTGTATATAGACACTGAGGGAACATTTAGAACAGAAAGAATAAAGGCCATGGCGTCAGCTTTAGGTCTGGAGCCTAAGGATGTTCTCCAGAATATAATGAGCATAAGGGCGATAAATACTGATCATCAGATAGCGATAGTGGAAGAGCTTCAGGATATTATAGCAAAAGATAACACGATAAAATTGGTGGTCGTGGACTCAATAACCTCTCATTTTAGAGCCGAGTATTCGGGCAGGGAGAATTTGGCGGTGCGGCAACAGAAACTTAACAGACATTTACATCAGCTTGTTAGATTGGCTGAGATATACGACTTGGCAGTAATAGTGACTAACCAAGTCATGGCTAGGCCCGACATGTTTTACGGAGATCCCACAGTTGCTGTAGGGGGACATACCCTATATCATGTACCGGGAATAAGGGTTCAAATAAAGAAAAGTAGGGGTAATAGAAGAATAGCGAGAATGGTTGACGCGCCACATTTACCTGAAGGAGAGGTAGTATTTAGTATAACGAATACGGGAATCAGGGACGCAGAGGAATGA
- a CDS encoding nicotinamide-nucleotide adenylyltransferase → MHRGIYPGRFQPFHLGHLNVVKWGLERLDELVILIGSAQESHTLSNPFTAGERIEMIRRAMREEGISGDRYYLVPIPDILMNNVWAYHVKMYVPSFEAVIARNPLVLRLFKEAGSEILVPPSFNREKYNSTLIRKYMITGEEWEGLVPSEVSSFIKSIKGDERLREIVGTDKR, encoded by the coding sequence CTGCATAGAGGAATCTATCCTGGTAGATTTCAACCCTTTCACCTAGGGCATTTAAACGTAGTTAAATGGGGCCTTGAGCGACTAGATGAACTTGTGATTCTTATAGGAAGTGCTCAGGAGAGTCACACGCTTTCCAACCCCTTTACGGCAGGTGAAAGAATAGAAATGATTAGGAGGGCCATGAGAGAGGAGGGCATTTCGGGAGATAGGTATTACCTCGTTCCTATACCTGATATCCTAATGAATAACGTATGGGCATATCACGTTAAAATGTATGTGCCTTCGTTTGAAGCTGTTATAGCAAGAAACCCGTTAGTGTTGAGGCTGTTTAAGGAGGCAGGTAGTGAGATACTGGTTCCTCCCTCATTTAATAGAGAGAAGTACAATTCCACCCTTATAAGAAAATACATGATAACGGGAGAGGAATGGGAAGGATTGGTTCCCTCTGAGGTTTCCTCCTTCATAAAGAGTATTAAGGGAGATGAGAGATTAAGGGAAATAGTTGGAACTGATAAGAGGTGA
- a CDS encoding RsmB/NOP family class I SAM-dependent RNA methyltransferase, with product MVDIESYLKNNEASLYSYRENAEIRKMAERYGFLEYMIDRYLDFLGDRTQEFLASCSLPLKKAIRCNSLKIPCEDLEERLRDKGFVLSKIEWSKFGYRVESSPKRPSLGATIEYMKGHYYIQGEASMIPPEVLSPANGEKVIDMASSPGGKTIHLAQLMNNEGLIVALESNPSRLRKIKSNISRMGVSNSVVLWMKGEDAPKLGITFDKVLLDAPCSGEGLIPLDPSRKTKTSPNDLMGFQRTQLHLLVSGYKVLKKGGKMVYSTCSIAPEEDEFVVNFAVKYLGMRVEKIRGIPGEEGLRQFKGIEFSPELVNCLRTYPHIHHMEGFFICLLRKE from the coding sequence ATGGTTGACATAGAGTCCTATCTAAAAAACAATGAGGCTTCATTATATTCATACCGTGAAAACGCGGAAATAAGAAAAATGGCAGAAAGATACGGCTTTCTAGAGTATATGATAGATAGGTACCTCGATTTCCTTGGGGATAGAACCCAAGAGTTCCTAGCTTCCTGTTCCCTCCCCCTTAAGAAGGCAATAAGGTGTAATTCATTGAAGATCCCTTGTGAGGACTTAGAGGAGAGACTGAGGGATAAGGGATTCGTCCTTTCTAAAATAGAGTGGAGTAAGTTCGGCTATAGGGTGGAGTCATCCCCTAAGAGACCAAGTCTTGGCGCTACTATCGAATACATGAAGGGGCATTATTACATTCAAGGAGAAGCTTCAATGATTCCTCCCGAGGTGCTTTCACCTGCCAATGGAGAGAAGGTAATAGACATGGCTTCATCACCAGGTGGAAAAACTATACATCTAGCTCAATTGATGAACAACGAGGGCCTAATTGTGGCTCTAGAGAGCAATCCCAGTAGGCTGAGAAAGATTAAGTCAAACATCTCAAGGATGGGAGTTAGTAACTCCGTTGTTTTATGGATGAAAGGAGAAGATGCACCGAAACTGGGAATAACATTTGACAAAGTTTTGCTTGACGCTCCTTGTTCAGGAGAAGGATTGATTCCTCTCGATCCCTCAAGGAAAACTAAAACTTCTCCTAACGATTTAATGGGGTTTCAAAGAACCCAACTTCATCTTTTGGTGTCAGGTTATAAAGTCCTGAAAAAAGGCGGGAAAATGGTCTATTCCACATGTAGCATAGCTCCTGAGGAAGACGAGTTTGTTGTAAATTTTGCAGTGAAATATCTTGGAATGAGGGTGGAGAAAATAAGGGGAATACCCGGGGAAGAGGGGCTAAGGCAATTTAAGGGCATCGAATTCTCCCCGGAGTTGGTAAATTGTTTGAGGACCTATCCGCACATACATCATATGGAGGGGTTCTTTATTTGTCTCCTCAGAAAGGAGTGA
- a CDS encoding acyl-CoA thioesterase, whose product MYRTETYYNVFPWHTNHFGSLHGGIYMSWLIDTAGILMSGVSQGNYLLASVDYLYLFKPARLGDIVKVIAEAKASWKSSVEIEVRGCIKKGSHEELGAIGLMSYVAVDENGRPRPLNTKIEPTKEAEERRLKRLERKKAISNDTSELLPGMTFGRSYIRTIYPEHGFGNGILYAGKMYMMLDEALAIVAKMYSKGNTFTASAGSADFLVPVKIGDILEIQGAVEYTGNTSLDVGAKVFAINHFTGTRRLVSRTVFSFVSIDDQAKPRPITKLEPSSDYERKIIEERVREREERVKMGKILQQRECQ is encoded by the coding sequence ATGTATAGAACGGAGACCTATTACAACGTATTTCCCTGGCATACTAACCACTTTGGATCCTTACATGGGGGAATATACATGAGTTGGTTGATCGATACTGCAGGGATCCTCATGTCTGGGGTCAGCCAAGGAAATTATCTCTTAGCATCGGTAGACTATCTGTATCTATTCAAACCAGCTAGGTTAGGAGATATAGTAAAAGTTATAGCTGAGGCCAAGGCTTCATGGAAAAGCTCGGTTGAGATCGAAGTTAGGGGTTGTATAAAGAAGGGGAGTCATGAAGAGTTAGGAGCGATTGGACTAATGAGCTACGTTGCGGTCGATGAGAATGGACGTCCTAGACCCCTCAATACTAAAATAGAGCCGACTAAGGAGGCTGAAGAGAGAAGACTAAAGAGATTAGAAAGAAAGAAAGCCATTTCCAACGACACGTCAGAATTATTACCTGGAATGACCTTTGGAAGGAGCTATATCAGGACAATCTATCCGGAACATGGATTTGGGAATGGTATACTTTACGCCGGCAAAATGTATATGATGCTTGATGAAGCGCTAGCAATAGTCGCCAAAATGTACTCAAAAGGGAATACCTTTACCGCGAGTGCAGGATCGGCTGACTTCTTAGTGCCTGTAAAGATAGGGGACATATTAGAGATTCAAGGAGCTGTGGAGTACACGGGGAATACATCCCTTGATGTGGGGGCTAAGGTCTTCGCTATAAATCATTTCACCGGAACTAGAAGACTAGTCTCTAGGACAGTATTCTCGTTCGTTTCCATAGATGATCAAGCTAAGCCTAGACCTATTACTAAATTGGAACCATCTTCCGATTACGAGAGAAAAATTATAGAGGAACGAGTGAGGGAAAGAGAGGAGAGAGTGAAAATGGGCAAGATACTTCAGCAACGCGAATGCCAGTGA
- a CDS encoding DUF99 family protein has product MKDLLISGVDDGYFPLSYKGGNGKAPLVVTLFERLKLKDINIGFITVDGNEATEVFERINWGVTTIFDGVTYAGFNYIIPKKNYIVFYGSKPNYQEVQRALQGHFNDERKEIILRVLHDLTRIETKWGSIYINTDLDIMDARNVIETYQVISKYPEPIRYAHVIGKAVGHWHSRC; this is encoded by the coding sequence ATGAAAGACTTGCTGATATCTGGAGTTGATGATGGATATTTCCCCCTTTCTTATAAGGGTGGAAATGGTAAGGCTCCCCTGGTTGTTACGTTATTTGAAAGATTAAAATTGAAGGATATCAACATAGGCTTCATTACAGTTGATGGAAACGAAGCTACTGAAGTTTTTGAAAGGATTAACTGGGGGGTTACAACTATCTTTGATGGGGTTACTTACGCAGGGTTTAATTATATTATTCCCAAGAAAAACTACATAGTATTTTATGGAAGTAAGCCAAACTATCAGGAAGTTCAGAGAGCCCTTCAAGGTCATTTTAATGATGAGAGGAAGGAGATTATATTGCGAGTTTTGCATGACTTAACTCGCATAGAGACGAAATGGGGTTCAATATACATCAATACAGACTTGGACATAATGGATGCTAGAAATGTTATTGAAACATATCAAGTCATTTCCAAATATCCTGAACCAATAAGATATGCCCATGTTATAGGAAAGGCGGTTGGTCACTGGCATTCGCGTTGCTGA
- the cyaB gene encoding class IV adenylate cyclase, producing the protein MTDVIEREIKVKLDVDPQKFIDRLVKEGYEYLGREVQEDIYLNGEAKDFKKTDEALRIRTVGDKIELTYKGPRMGSESKSREEITVVLDSRESMVKILEKLGYRPVYKIKKIRYTFKKENFTICVDNVEGLGNFLEVEGIDVEERELIDFFNKIKILFNLKEEVITKSYLELMVNALDHSNSN; encoded by the coding sequence ATGACCGATGTTATTGAGCGAGAAATAAAAGTAAAACTTGATGTAGATCCACAGAAATTCATTGATAGACTAGTGAAAGAGGGTTATGAATATCTGGGTCGAGAAGTACAGGAGGACATATATTTGAACGGGGAAGCAAAGGACTTCAAGAAGACTGATGAGGCCCTAAGGATAAGAACGGTCGGGGATAAGATTGAGCTTACATATAAGGGCCCTAGAATGGGCTCTGAAAGCAAGTCAAGAGAGGAGATAACGGTAGTCCTTGACAGCAGGGAGAGCATGGTTAAGATCCTGGAAAAATTGGGATATAGACCTGTTTACAAGATAAAAAAAATCAGATATACGTTCAAAAAAGAGAACTTCACTATATGCGTGGATAACGTTGAGGGACTTGGGAACTTCCTAGAAGTGGAGGGAATAGACGTGGAGGAGAGAGAATTAATAGACTTCTTTAATAAAATTAAAATACTCTTTAATTTAAAAGAAGAAGTCATCACGAAATCATATTTAGAATTAATGGTGAATGCTCTTGACCATAGCAATTCTAACTGA
- the ilvA gene encoding threonine ammonia-lyase produces the protein MIKQIQDNIYKARELISPYIHETPVDFSSTFSRTTQAQVYLKLENLQKTGSFKVRGAFNKILNIKEEEKKRGVIAVSAGNHAQGVAYAAMSLGIKSVIVMPETAPISKYRATQGYGAEVILYGKFIHESMKKAEELIRERNLTLVHPYDDPLIIAGQGTAGLEMAKEKPDVVVVPIGGGGLISGIALALKSVNPNIKVIGVQSFASPSLKISKDMGRLTDIEPSYSIADGILVKSPSSLTFEIISEYVDDIVLVDDEEIAWAMMMLMERNKTVVEPAGAASLAALLSGKVQARGKKVMAFLSGGNVDMSLLARIIDKTLYKTKRIVKARVIVPDKPGYLNKVLSYIAQIRGNIIDVVHDRVSSDVLPGYTKIYVMFEVAEQEALGRFIVALQNENIEVKLID, from the coding sequence ATGATAAAACAAATTCAAGATAATATATACAAGGCAAGAGAGTTAATTTCACCATATATCCATGAGACACCAGTAGATTTCTCAAGTACGTTCTCTAGAACTACACAGGCTCAGGTCTACCTCAAGCTTGAGAATTTACAGAAGACTGGTTCCTTTAAGGTAAGAGGAGCCTTCAATAAAATTTTAAACATCAAAGAGGAAGAGAAAAAAAGAGGAGTAATAGCAGTTTCGGCTGGGAACCACGCACAGGGAGTAGCATATGCAGCCATGTCGCTTGGAATAAAGTCGGTTATTGTAATGCCCGAAACGGCGCCAATTTCCAAGTATAGGGCAACTCAAGGCTACGGAGCCGAGGTTATCTTGTATGGGAAGTTTATTCATGAGAGTATGAAAAAAGCGGAGGAGTTAATTAGAGAAAGGAACCTTACTTTAGTTCACCCGTATGACGATCCACTTATAATTGCGGGACAGGGTACTGCTGGTCTAGAAATGGCCAAGGAAAAACCAGACGTGGTCGTTGTACCCATTGGAGGGGGAGGTTTAATATCCGGTATAGCCTTGGCCTTGAAGAGCGTAAATCCAAATATCAAGGTAATAGGGGTTCAGTCCTTCGCCTCACCGTCCTTGAAGATTTCCAAGGATATGGGAAGATTAACCGATATCGAACCCTCGTATTCCATTGCTGATGGGATACTGGTCAAATCTCCTTCATCGCTTACTTTTGAAATAATATCCGAATACGTGGATGATATAGTTCTAGTAGACGATGAGGAGATAGCCTGGGCAATGATGATGTTAATGGAGCGGAATAAGACGGTAGTAGAACCAGCAGGCGCGGCGTCTCTAGCAGCCTTACTCTCCGGCAAAGTTCAGGCTAGAGGAAAGAAAGTAATGGCGTTCTTAAGCGGGGGCAATGTGGACATGTCTTTACTTGCCAGGATAATAGATAAAACCTTGTATAAGACTAAGAGAATAGTAAAGGCCAGAGTAATAGTTCCCGATAAGCCAGGTTACCTAAATAAGGTCCTTAGTTATATAGCTCAAATACGAGGCAACATAATAGATGTAGTTCATGATCGAGTCAGTAGTGACGTTTTGCCTGGCTATACAAAGATATATGTAATGTTTGAAGTTGCGGAACAGGAAGCCTTGGGTCGATTTATAGTAGCCTTGCAAAATGAAAATATAGAGGTCAAGCTTATAGATTAG
- a CDS encoding Cdc6/Cdc18 family protein, translating into MSDIIDEVLSAVRNSIIFRNREYLLPDYIPEELPHRENEIKKLASILVQLYRGERPSNTFIYGLTGTGKTAVTKYVLNNLQKKLKNFEYIYINTRQSDTPYRILADVIERLGSKVPFTGLSTAELYRRMVKVLEKSEKIMIIVLDEVDALVKKHGDDILYRLTRVNYEINKSKISIIGITNDVRFIDGVDPRVRSSLGEVELVFPPYNAEQLEDILTKRASLAFKEGVISPVIIRLCAAIAARDHGDARRALDLLRVAGEITERERKQMVGEEEVEKARIEIERDRVYEVIATLPFHSKLVLLSILRGLKASNHLTTGEIYNLYKDMATSTGSEFVTQRRASDIINELDMLGIISARVVNRGRYGKTKEVTLSVDPSVILKALLESDERLADIWS; encoded by the coding sequence TCTTCTTCCAGATTATATTCCGGAGGAATTACCTCATAGAGAGAACGAAATAAAGAAACTCGCGAGCATTCTAGTCCAGCTATATCGTGGAGAGAGACCCAGTAACACGTTCATTTACGGTCTGACTGGAACTGGTAAAACCGCAGTAACTAAGTATGTCCTGAATAACTTGCAGAAGAAATTAAAGAACTTTGAATATATTTATATTAATACTAGACAAAGTGATACTCCCTACAGGATTCTCGCAGATGTGATTGAGAGGTTGGGAAGTAAAGTTCCGTTCACTGGTTTATCGACTGCCGAACTCTACAGGAGAATGGTAAAGGTATTAGAGAAATCCGAAAAAATCATGATTATAGTCCTCGATGAGGTAGACGCTCTTGTAAAGAAACATGGAGACGATATTCTCTACAGGCTCACAAGAGTTAATTATGAGATAAATAAGAGTAAGATTTCCATCATAGGGATCACCAATGATGTTCGCTTCATAGATGGTGTGGATCCGAGAGTTAGGAGTAGTCTAGGAGAGGTGGAGCTTGTATTTCCTCCCTATAATGCGGAACAATTGGAGGACATACTCACAAAAAGGGCATCTTTGGCCTTCAAAGAAGGAGTTATATCTCCAGTTATTATCAGATTATGTGCTGCGATAGCAGCTAGGGATCATGGAGACGCAAGAAGGGCTCTAGATCTGCTACGAGTTGCAGGTGAGATAACCGAGAGAGAAAGAAAACAGATGGTGGGAGAGGAAGAAGTGGAGAAAGCTAGAATTGAGATAGAGAGAGATAGAGTTTATGAGGTAATTGCGACTCTTCCATTTCATTCAAAATTGGTGCTTCTTTCAATTCTGAGAGGGTTGAAAGCATCCAATCATTTAACGACAGGGGAGATATATAATCTTTATAAGGACATGGCCACTTCCACGGGATCCGAGTTCGTTACACAAAGAAGGGCCAGTGACATAATAAACGAACTGGACATGCTGGGAATAATTTCGGCCAGGGTTGTTAATAGAGGAAGATACGGCAAGACGAAGGAAGTAACGCTGTCGGTAGACCCTTCAGTGATCTTGAAGGCTCTTCTAGAGAGCGATGAAAGACTTGCTGATATCTGGAGTTGA
- a CDS encoding prephenate dehydratase: MYYLGPKGSFSHEVALRLEGDHVELPTISEIFESVSKGGVGIVPVENTLEGPVNETLDNLYTREDIFVNQRIDTKIDLVLASRYDVELPLVKRVYSHNHAIHEARNTLSKLGLSNFIPVNSTSKAAQLAAEDRESAAICSKFAANIYGLKVLRDNIQDGVNITRFLVISKQLTKAGEKTILLFTVPDTPGSLYRVLEKFYLHNVNLSMIYSRPVKVIPWNYYFYLEFDGDLVMAEKTGLLQELKNVTQQLKIKGTYTTLVT; the protein is encoded by the coding sequence ATTTACTATCTAGGTCCTAAGGGAAGTTTCTCCCATGAGGTAGCGTTAAGACTTGAAGGAGATCACGTAGAATTACCTACGATCTCTGAAATATTCGAAAGTGTTTCAAAGGGAGGAGTAGGTATAGTTCCCGTAGAGAATACTTTAGAAGGTCCGGTTAATGAAACCTTGGATAATTTATATACTAGGGAGGACATATTCGTTAATCAAAGAATAGATACGAAAATAGACTTAGTTTTAGCTTCACGATACGACGTGGAACTTCCCCTGGTCAAAAGAGTGTATTCTCATAATCACGCCATTCATGAGGCTAGGAACACCTTATCTAAGTTAGGTTTATCAAATTTCATACCAGTAAATAGCACCTCTAAGGCAGCTCAGTTAGCTGCAGAGGATCGAGAGTCTGCTGCTATTTGTTCAAAATTTGCTGCAAATATTTATGGACTCAAGGTTCTAAGGGATAATATACAGGACGGCGTAAATATTACAAGGTTTTTGGTCATATCCAAGCAACTCACAAAAGCGGGTGAAAAAACCATACTTCTATTTACGGTACCCGATACCCCTGGTTCTCTATACAGGGTCTTGGAGAAATTCTATCTTCACAACGTTAATCTGTCCATGATATACTCGAGGCCAGTTAAAGTGATACCATGGAACTACTATTTTTACCTTGAATTTGATGGAGATTTAGTGATGGCTGAAAAAACCGGATTGCTACAGGAATTGAAAAATGTAACCCAACAGCTGAAAATAAAGGGAACGTACACTACTTTAGTTACATAA
- a CDS encoding NAD(P)/FAD-dependent oxidoreductase translates to MQYDTVIIGGGPAGLFAAYEIANAIPKDGDYKVLLIDKGVRASRRSCPLLTPKEKCTFCTPCHINYGLGGAGTFSSGIINLRPDIGGELHEILRSWEKAQNLVNYVDSIFVKFGAPKDRLFRPNEERVKEVQRKAAKAGAEFVPIVQRHIGTDKSPMIIEEMTKYVESNGVKISELTEVYQIEKNADMFNLKTNKGEIEAKTVLAAPGRSGASWFYGQAKRLGVDMVSGPLDIGVRVEVESFIMEDLTSAVWDPKVIMYTRKYDDKVRTFCVNPGGFIMKEVYDDGTIGVNGETYVDKKSRNTNFAFLATVKLSDPLEDTIEYGKSVARLMTRLGGEKPILQRLIDFEKGRRSTWERISRSTVKPTLKDVTPGDISMGMPYRVVADLVEGLERLDNMASGIYSSNTLLYAPEIKYYSMKAVIDSNMETVVDNLYVAGDGVGLSRGINIAAATGVLAARGILNKLGIDYQVTSF, encoded by the coding sequence ATGCAATACGATACTGTAATAATTGGTGGAGGACCAGCAGGTCTCTTTGCAGCCTATGAGATAGCTAACGCTATACCCAAGGACGGTGATTACAAAGTACTGCTAATAGATAAAGGCGTTAGGGCATCTAGGCGAAGTTGTCCATTACTAACTCCTAAAGAAAAATGCACCTTCTGTACTCCTTGTCATATTAACTATGGACTGGGTGGTGCAGGGACGTTTAGCAGTGGCATAATAAATCTCAGACCAGATATTGGTGGAGAACTCCACGAAATATTACGAAGCTGGGAAAAGGCACAGAACCTTGTCAATTACGTTGATAGTATATTTGTAAAGTTCGGGGCGCCAAAGGACAGACTATTCAGACCCAACGAAGAGAGAGTTAAAGAGGTTCAAAGAAAAGCAGCTAAGGCTGGCGCAGAATTCGTACCAATAGTACAGAGGCACATAGGGACCGACAAAAGCCCCATGATTATAGAGGAAATGACCAAGTATGTTGAAAGTAATGGGGTCAAGATCTCAGAGCTAACTGAAGTATATCAAATAGAAAAAAATGCAGACATGTTTAATCTGAAAACCAATAAGGGAGAGATAGAGGCTAAGACCGTGCTCGCTGCCCCTGGACGTTCAGGTGCTAGTTGGTTCTATGGTCAAGCTAAAAGACTAGGGGTTGATATGGTCTCTGGACCTCTAGATATAGGTGTTAGAGTAGAAGTTGAGTCGTTTATCATGGAAGATCTAACTAGCGCTGTATGGGATCCTAAGGTGATAATGTATACAAGGAAATACGATGATAAAGTGAGGACATTTTGTGTAAATCCCGGAGGCTTCATCATGAAGGAGGTTTACGATGATGGAACTATAGGAGTGAACGGAGAGACCTATGTAGACAAGAAGAGCAGAAATACCAACTTTGCGTTTCTTGCTACCGTGAAACTCTCAGATCCGTTGGAAGATACCATAGAATACGGTAAAAGTGTGGCTAGACTTATGACTAGACTGGGTGGAGAGAAACCTATCCTTCAGAGATTGATAGATTTCGAAAAAGGAAGAAGGAGCACATGGGAAAGAATAAGCAGATCCACGGTCAAACCAACACTGAAAGATGTAACGCCAGGAGACATAAGCATGGGTATGCCCTACAGGGTTGTAGCGGACCTAGTTGAGGGTCTAGAGAGACTAGATAACATGGCATCAGGTATATACTCATCGAACACTTTATTGTACGCTCCGGAGATTAAATATTATAGCATGAAGGCAGTAATAGACAGCAATATGGAAACTGTGGTTGACAATTTATACGTTGCAGGGGACGGTGTGGGACTTTCTAGGGGAATAAATATAGCTGCAGCCACTGGGGTTCTAGCTGCCAGAGGAATTCTAAATAAACTGGGAATAGATTATCAGGTAACTAGTTTTTAA
- a CDS encoding SAM hydrolase/SAM-dependent halogenase family protein: MLLTIAILTDFGTSDNYNAVMEAVIKKFNRDTDITYITQQSKNFNVIAGSYLLFTSYRYFRKNTIFLVVVDPGVGTRRRPLAVKTRQYFFIGPDNGILYPTIEEDGIERAYSIDNDKVYLTREISNTFHGRDIFSISAALLSRKVPIETLGTEINKTELQKIDLRSRRENGLLCSKVFYVDHFGNVSLAIRDARVRVNQRVNVLVKGRTFLALSAQTFQDSKGELIVYRNGYGFLELGLNKADASVLLDVKEGDDICIEESILVDFNPFT, encoded by the coding sequence ATGCTCTTGACCATAGCAATTCTAACTGACTTTGGGACATCGGACAACTATAACGCAGTGATGGAAGCCGTAATAAAGAAGTTCAATAGGGATACAGACATAACTTACATTACTCAGCAGTCGAAAAACTTCAATGTAATCGCTGGATCGTATCTTCTTTTCACTTCTTATAGATATTTTAGGAAAAATACGATATTTCTCGTAGTTGTTGATCCAGGGGTGGGAACCAGAAGGAGGCCCCTGGCCGTGAAAACCAGACAATACTTCTTCATCGGTCCCGATAACGGTATACTCTATCCTACGATTGAGGAGGACGGGATAGAAAGAGCTTACAGTATAGATAACGATAAGGTTTACCTAACTAGAGAAATATCGAACACGTTCCATGGAAGAGACATATTTTCCATAAGCGCGGCCTTACTGAGCAGGAAAGTTCCCATTGAAACCTTGGGGACTGAGATCAATAAGACTGAGCTACAAAAGATAGATCTAAGGTCAAGGAGAGAAAACGGACTTCTGTGTTCAAAAGTCTTTTATGTGGATCATTTCGGGAATGTCTCACTAGCCATTAGAGATGCTAGAGTTAGAGTCAACCAAAGAGTAAATGTGTTAGTGAAGGGGAGAACGTTCTTGGCTCTTTCAGCACAGACTTTTCAAGACTCAAAGGGCGAACTAATTGTCTATCGAAATGGATACGGTTTTCTTGAATTAGGGTTAAATAAGGCAGATGCCTCAGTACTTCTAGATGTGAAAGAAGGTGATGATATCTGCATAGAGGAATCTATCCTGGTAGATTTCAACCCTTTCACCTAG
- a CDS encoding HIT family protein, with protein sequence MDHLWAPWRSKYITDASKGKQESCLFCRVSSEEKDQQNLIVCRGKKAFIILNKYPYNPGHLMIVPYRHVPSLELLDMEEGSEIFLLTSRALRVLRGIYTPDGFNIGVNIGRVAGAGIEQHVHVHIVPRWSGDSNFMPVIGDTKVLPETVEETYKKLDNKSICNEEVFDR encoded by the coding sequence ATGGATCATTTGTGGGCTCCTTGGCGCTCTAAGTACATAACGGATGCATCTAAGGGAAAACAAGAATCATGTCTTTTCTGTAGGGTTAGCAGTGAGGAGAAAGACCAACAAAACTTGATCGTTTGCAGGGGTAAAAAGGCATTTATTATACTAAATAAATATCCGTATAATCCTGGGCACTTGATGATAGTACCTTATAGGCACGTTCCTTCACTTGAATTATTGGATATGGAAGAAGGATCCGAGATCTTTCTCTTAACTTCAAGAGCACTTAGGGTTTTGAGAGGTATTTACACTCCTGATGGCTTTAATATAGGTGTAAATATAGGAAGAGTTGCAGGAGCTGGGATAGAGCAACACGTGCACGTTCATATCGTTCCTAGATGGAGTGGAGACTCTAATTTTATGCCGGTCATAGGAGATACGAAAGTCCTTCCTGAAACAGTAGAAGAGACTTATAAAAAGTTGGATAATAAGTCTATATGCAATGAAGAAGTCTTCGATCGCTGA